TTGATAAAGTGGAGGTCGAAATCAGAATTATGGGCTACCAGCACACTGTTTCTGGCGAAGTCAAGAAATTCGTTGAGGACCCAGAGGACAGATGGGCAATTTTCCACCATCTCATTGCTAATTCCGGTAATCTCGGTAGCAAGCGGCGGGATGTCCCTGTGGGGATTTACCAGCTGGTCAAAATATATATCCTTTCGAAGTTGACCATTTTCTATCACCACAGCGCTCACGGAGGTAATTTCATCTCCACTGAAGGGATACAGTCCGGTTGTTTCCAGATCAAATACTACGAATCTGGTTTTCATAAGAGGCGTATCCAGTGATATCTTATTTTTTTCGGCCGCGGTTTTATATCTAATCTCGAGAAGCACGGCGGGGTCAATTTCTCCTGAGGCGATGTCTTTGCGGGGGCTCCTCAAACCTACGGCCCATTGAAGGATTCTAAACAGATCTTTCATCTGCACACACTTCCTCCGGTAGAATGCCGGCAGGCCGGGTTAATAACCCTCTACCCTGAAATAAGAGCCGGTAAAACTTTGTAGTCTGGTTATTGCTTTAAATGATTCGCGAAGGACTGCCTGCTCCCGTTTGCTTAAATTGTACGGGTTGAGATAGTTGTCGGGTTCCAGGCTCAGGGCCTGTTTACGCAGGTTCTCCCTGTTCCTGAATGTCAGCAGGGTTTCATATGCCGCATCAATATACTCTGCATCATCCTTAGGCAGGGTACCGTTTGCAGTGAGTTGTGCAATTCGCGCAAAGGTATTGGTTGCGGTAATCCCATCCCGGATTGAGAAAATCCGGGTGCAGTCAACGATATGAACCAGTGCGGTACCTTTTATATCCAGTTCACCCTTGTGCTCCGGGGACTTTTCTGTAATGAACTGTTTGAAAAGTCCGAGGGGCACGGCGTGTGACAGGTCATCCCTGGCAAGGAAATGTAAAACAATCGGGGATTCATTGATAAGCCGGAACACACTGTTTTTCAAGCGTTCTGCCAGTCTTACCGTCCCGTAAACAGGTCGGAAATCCAGGAAAATCGTAAAGTTGCGCAGCATTTCTGAGTGGGGTTCCTGGACCCAGTAGGTTACTGTGGAAACCCATTCCTTATAAGGCCTGCGCCATTGCTTATTGGTAGCCATCACGTTGCCGCTGCACAGGGCGAAACCACATTGGTTGAGGGCATCTACAACTTTGGCTGCCAATCGGGGGAAGTAGCTTTCTGCTTCCTCTATTTTAATAGGGTCGGTGTCGTCATAAATAATGCCATTATCCTGGTCCGTCCGGGTAATCTGTTCTTTACGGCCGCTGCTGCCCATTGTAATCCAGCAGTAGTCGACAGGGGGCAGACCATAGCCCTCATCCAGCATCTGCCTTTCACAAATCTGAATGATTTTTCTGGTCAGCCTATCATAAAGTTCTGTCATGACCTCACAAATCTCTCTGGATGAGGCCTTTTCCGCCACCAGGGCCTTGAGGACATTGTCGATATCATGACTGGATCTTACCAGACCTTCTATTGTTGTTTCTGATTCAACATTACTAACTGTGGTAATAGCACCGGTGCTCCGGCTCTGTACCAGGTCACGCAGAGTGACGATTCCGAGGAGTTCGCCGTTGTTGATAATGGGAAGCTGCTTAACCTTATTTTTGACCATTGTAAGCAGGGCCTGAAAATAAAAGGCCTCCGGAGGCAGAGTCACCGGGTTGGGGGTCATCACATCTCTCACCTTTGTTTCGGTAAAATTGTTGTCTCCCCTGGTGAGTATTCTGGAAACCATGTCAGACTCAGTTATAATTCCAACTGGGTGCTTTGATTGATTGACCACCACAAGTGAGCTGATCCTGTTTTTGGTCAGCTTTCTGGCGGCAGTTGTTACCAGGTCATCCTCAGTACAGGTGATGACTGGTGATGTCATTACAGCGGTAACTCGTTTTCTGAATGGCTGGGCATCTTCCATTCCGTACGCATCGTACGACTGTTCCATGATTACTTCATTAAACATTTCCCTGAGCCTGTCTGTCAGCAGCCTGTTGAAAAAATCAGAAAACTGGGGACTCTGCTGCATGAGGGTGTCAAAAATGTCCCTGTGAAGCAGCAGGCATGTACAGTCTGTCGCTGCCCTCATGGATGCGGGGTAATTCTTTTCAGAAAGAATCACCGTCTCACCGAAAATATCATACGGGCGGCGCAGGCCTACCACGGATTCCACTCCCTTTTCGTTGTGGACGATTATTTCGGCAACACCATCGGTAATAATGAACAGAGTATTTAGGGACGCGTCTCCCTGTCTGAACATAAAGCTTTCCCTGGGATATTTCTTTTCCTGAATATTGGGTTGGATAGACATAAGTATTTGAAGGTCCAATTGATTAAAGGGAGTAATTTTTTCAAGAATCTCAATTTTTTGCATAATAAAACACCCCCGAGGATGCCTGTTTAAAACAATATACTACAAATTGTTACTAATATACAATGATTTTATGACTGGTGGGCGATATATGAGGGTTAACGGTCGTAAACCGTGACCAATGGGAGAAGGCCTTTGTTCTTATAGTAAAGGGCTGCCAATATTTTGGGTTAATTACTTATGGCTATTAAAGTGAGAGTGGCAGATATATTCCTCCACGATGGCAACGATTCAGCTTGTTACCGGCTCCCGCATTCGCGGCTCGCCGACAAGCTGACATCAGACTCATCGTTCCGGAACACATCTGCCACTCTCTAATTTATAGCCATAAGTAATTAACCATTAATATTTGTGACATTCCCAGTTGCTTAAAAAACTAAGAGGCCTTTAGTATTGACGTCAGACTCGCCCTTGGGAACACACCAGCCTCTCCTATTAAATTTGTTTTTGAACTCGATTTTTTGATAATTAATCAGGTCGGATACTTCCTGGTTAAAAATCTTCATAGGTTCTACAACAGGTAATCCGTTATTAATTCGATAGTCTTGCATTTGATCCCATTTGGTTTCTATTCTTTCTCTTCTAACGGCATCATATCTCATCCAAGCTTCTCTTACGTCAGTATGTTTGCCATTAATGTCTTTACGCAGCCATAAATATGAAAAGTCTATTAGCATTTCAAGAAGTGTTCTGGTAACAATAATTGCTGCAGAATCGTAACCTATTTTAGTAAGTTGATATATGCTAAATCCAAGATGATAAGAATGGATGTGGTGAATGTGGTGAGGTGTTGTACAAGATTTTCCTTGCACTGACGCCGTTATGAGTCTTGCTGCGAAGCACCGGCAACAAGGCGGGAGTCCCCGTATGTTCGAAGATGGCGAAGGCCGCCGGGAAGTTTTGGCAAAGCCAAAACGAGAGGCGGCCATCTTATCAGAAAAGCTCAATGAGCCATCAAGTTCGGGGACGCTGCCTTGTTGCCGGGGAGTAGCAGCTTAGACTGATAGGCGTCAGTGCGGAAAATCGGTACAATACCCACCACATATTTATCCGGCTTGCTGCTTGGTGTAATTGAGGAGTCCACCTGCTTTGATGATTTCCATCTGGCGCGGGGTCAGGTCGTGGCGTACTCTAAATTCATTCCCGCCGGTGACGTTTTTGACAACCAGCTCATTCATGGTGGCAATGGATGATACGTCAATTTCCAGGGTGCTTTCTTCATTGAAGGTGTCATAATCATTTTCGTCAACGAAAGTAAGGGGGAGAATCCCGAAGTTCACCAGGTTTGCCTTGTGAATTCTGGCAAAGGATTTGGCTATAACGGCCTTTATACCCAGATACATAGGGGCAAGGGCGGCGTGTTCCCTGCTGGAACCCTGGCCATAATTGTGGCCGCCGATTACGAACCCTTCACCTGCGTCCCTGGCCCTGTCGGGGAATGAAATATCTATTCCGGAAAATACATACTGGGAAATGGCCGGAATATTGGAGCGCAGGGGTAAAATTTTGGCTCCTGCCGGCATGATATGGTCTGTGGTAATATTGTCTCCCAGTTTCAGTAGAGCCGGTCCGCTGAGTTTTGCGGGGAGCGGCCGGTTAACCGGCAGGGACTTAATATTAGGCCCTCTCAGAACCTCAACCAGCGACGGGTCTTCAGCCGGTGGGATAATCATACTATCATCTATGAGGAACTTTTCAGGCATTGGTACATCAATATAATCTCCCAATTCTCTGGGGTCGGTGAGGACCCCCGTTAAAGCTGATGCTGCAGCTACCTCAGGGCTTGCCAGGTATACCTTGGCATCGGCAGTCCCGCTCCGCCCCTCAAAGTTTCTGTTAAAGGTCCGTACCGTGACTGCTCCGGAAGACGGCGACTGCCCCATGCCGATACATGGTCCGCAGGCTGTTTCCAGTATTCTGGCCCCGGCCGAGATGATGTCAGCCATGGCGCCGTTTCTGGCCAGCATTTCAAACACCTGGCGGGAACCGGGGGCAATACTCAGGCTTGTTGCCGGATGAACCTTTTTACCTTTGAGAATTCCGGCTACCCTCATCAGGTCAGTATAAGAAGAGTTTGTACAGCTGCCGATAACAACCTGATACACAGAGATTCGGCCCACTTCCGTGACTTTAGCTACATTATCGGGGCTGTGGGGCTGTGCTACCATGGGTTCCAGTTCAGTAAGATTTATTTCAATAATCTCGTCATAAGAGGCATTGTCATCAGCTTTGAGCTCTGACCAGTCATGTGCCCGGTCCTGAGCCTTAAGGAAACCTAGAGTAACCTCATCACTTGGGAATACTGAAGTTGTGGCACCCAGTTCGGCCCCCATATTGGTAATGGTAGCCCGTTCAGGAACACTCAGGGTGGTGACACCCTCCCCGGAGTATTCGATTATTTTTTCTACACCGCCTTTAACGGTCATTATACGCAATAGTTCAAGAATGACATCTTTAGCTGAAACCCAGGGGTTCAGTCTGCCGCTAAGTCTTACATTTACGACCCTTGGCATATTCAGGTAAAACGGACCGCCGCCCATGGCCACGGCAACATCGAGGCCGCCTGCGCCCATAGCAAGCATACCAAGGCCGCCGCCTGTTGGGGTATGGCTGTCTGAACCTAAAAGTGTCATCCCCGGAACCCCGAAGCGTTCCAGGTGTACCTGATGACATATCCCGTTTCCGGGCCTTGAAAAGTAAATACCGTGTTTTGCTGCAACTGACTGTAAAAATCTATGGTCATCTGCATTTTCAAAACCGGTCTGCAGTGTATTATGGTCAACATAGCTTACTGAAAGGCGGGTCTTTACCTGCGGCACTCCCATAGCTTCAAACTGAAGGTATGCCATCGTGCCGGTGGCGTCCTGTGTAAGTGTCTGATCAATTTTAACAGAAATCTCTTCATTTGGAACCATGTTTCCGGAAAGTATATGACTGCCGATGATTTTTTGCACAATATTCTGTCCCAACCTGTTAACCTCCTTCTAATTCTGTTTATACCTTTAATTAATTTATCAGAAATTGGGGTGGGTGTCAATGAATGGAGACATGCTGACCATTTGTTGTTTCATACAACCCGTTTAGCATTCATTTTAATCAGTTTACGAGAATTCCTTATCACCTTCAGAGTGAATTTGATATAATTTAATAAACATATAGTAGTTACCTGGTAGTAAAATAAATAATTTGGGGGGTGGCTTTATGACTAAATCACTGTGTACTCATGAATTTGATGAGGTCTGCAGGCTTTTGGACCGATTGTCTCACGATGCCGGGGAGATGACGATCAAAGTCTTTGACGGCTTATTGAGGCATAGCCGGGCTAGCCTTGAAGAAGCCGAGCAGCTCGGACAGGCTATCGACAGCATGGCAAAAGAAGTAACTGTAATGGTTCTTGCAGCAAAGGAGGATTCAAAAGTTCTGCCGGCAGCAACTATTGTGGAAATGGTAAATGAAATGGAGAAAATAAAGTACAGCCTTGATAAAATAATCGTAAATATCCGCAGTAAAGCTGATGAGGGGATTCTGTTCAGTGATAAAGCCATGAGTGAATTAAAGGACTTCTTTATGGCGGCACAGGATGGTTTAAACACAGTCCATGATCTTATTCTGACAAGAAACCCTGTTCTGATAAGTCATGTTATTGAAAAGGCGGAAACTTACGAGGAAATTGGTCGTAAATACGCCGATGAGCATCAGGAACGGCTGATTAAGGGGATTTGCCTGCCAAAATCTTCACTAATATACCTCCTGATACTCGATGGCCTAAAGGATATTCTGAGATTTCTCAAGGCTATAGCTTTTTCATTCAAGGAGGAATAATATCAAGGACTAATGGCTGACCGTTGGTTCAGGAGTGTCTCCTAAGTCTGTCCAGAAAGCACTTAGGGATACTCCTGTTATTTTTTTTGAAAGTTCAATTAATTATAAACTTCCGGCTTATTGGAAAGATTGTACCTTTATGGTATAATGTATACGGAAAATATCTAATATTTCTAAAAACTTCTAAAAATACCCAAAAACTTCTTCGGAGGTCTATGATGAGGGAGCGATTTATTTTTATATTCTTATTTCACCTGCTGGCCATCTCCATGCTTATAGTTCCGGACCAATATCAGGGGCCTGTGGTTACAGCTGTTTTTGATGTTCCCCTCCGGGTTGTGGATACTGTAGCTGTTGGCCTTACGCTGGCGGGGTCAATTTTTCTGTACTTTTCCCTGTTTGCTTATCTTAAATTACATCTTAAAGAGAATGAGCAAACACCTTCAGACAACAGTTTGGATAAAAAAGAACAGTCCTGAGGTGAAACCTGCTAATGAATATTGTACTCGTAGAGCCCGAGATTCCACAGAATACAGGAAACATTGCCCGCACCTGCGCAGTTACCGGAAGTTCACTGCACCTGGTCAGACCGCTGGGATTTTCAATTGATGACAAATATTTAAAAAGAGCTGGGCTTGATTACTGGCATCTGCTTGATATAAATTATTATGACAATTTCAATGAACTTCGACAGAAGTATAGTAAGAATACCTTTTACTATTTGACCACAAAAGGAACCAGGTTTTATACTGAGGTGAACTACAGTCTGGAAGATTTTCTGGTTTTTGGTAAGGAGACGGGAGGCCTGCCCGGGGAAATTATACGGGAAAATTCCGCTTATTGTATGCGAATTCCCATGATAAATGATGTGCGTTCACTTAACCTCTCCAACTCCGCTGCTATCGTCATTTATGAAGCCTGGCGGCAGTGTGGCTTTCCGGCGGGGACATAACAAGCAACTGGGGTGTTTGACCAGACATAGATGCTGTGATATACTATAAATACTAAAAATACATATTGGGAATACGCTTAAATCTCCGGTTTTTCACCGGGATGCGGGGGAACCAAACAATGGGGTGAATCTCACAGTATTGTGGGTAGGGGGACTCTTCCTTCCGAATCCGTCAGCTAACCTCGTCAGCGTGGCAAGAGGAATTGCTGTGCATTTCACATATGGTTCAGCTTTCGAATTTCTTTTGATAGCAGGCTCAGGCATCCTCTTTACCTGGGTTTTTTTGTACCTTTTTTTAGATGATAAAAGCATAGGGAGGGATTAGATGGAAATTATTGACCGGTTAGAAAAAAACGGAGCGCTAAATTATGCTCATTTAA
This Phosphitispora fastidiosa DNA region includes the following protein-coding sequences:
- a CDS encoding aconitate hydratase; translated protein: MGQNIVQKIIGSHILSGNMVPNEEISVKIDQTLTQDATGTMAYLQFEAMGVPQVKTRLSVSYVDHNTLQTGFENADDHRFLQSVAAKHGIYFSRPGNGICHQVHLERFGVPGMTLLGSDSHTPTGGGLGMLAMGAGGLDVAVAMGGGPFYLNMPRVVNVRLSGRLNPWVSAKDVILELLRIMTVKGGVEKIIEYSGEGVTTLSVPERATITNMGAELGATTSVFPSDEVTLGFLKAQDRAHDWSELKADDNASYDEIIEINLTELEPMVAQPHSPDNVAKVTEVGRISVYQVVIGSCTNSSYTDLMRVAGILKGKKVHPATSLSIAPGSRQVFEMLARNGAMADIISAGARILETACGPCIGMGQSPSSGAVTVRTFNRNFEGRSGTADAKVYLASPEVAAASALTGVLTDPRELGDYIDVPMPEKFLIDDSMIIPPAEDPSLVEVLRGPNIKSLPVNRPLPAKLSGPALLKLGDNITTDHIMPAGAKILPLRSNIPAISQYVFSGIDISFPDRARDAGEGFVIGGHNYGQGSSREHAALAPMYLGIKAVIAKSFARIHKANLVNFGILPLTFVDENDYDTFNEESTLEIDVSSIATMNELVVKNVTGGNEFRVRHDLTPRQMEIIKAGGLLNYTKQQAG
- a CDS encoding DUF5677 domain-containing protein, with protein sequence MAASRFGFAKTSRRPSPSSNIRGLPPCCRCFAARLITASVQGKSCTTPHHIHHIHSYHLGFSIYQLTKIGYDSAAIIVTRTLLEMLIDFSYLWLRKDINGKHTDVREAWMRYDAVRRERIETKWDQMQDYRINNGLPVVEPMKIFNQEVSDLINYQKIEFKNKFNRRGWCVPKGESDVNTKGLLVF
- the trmL gene encoding tRNA (uridine(34)/cytosine(34)/5-carboxymethylaminomethyluridine(34)-2'-O)-methyltransferase TrmL is translated as MNIVLVEPEIPQNTGNIARTCAVTGSSLHLVRPLGFSIDDKYLKRAGLDYWHLLDINYYDNFNELRQKYSKNTFYYLTTKGTRFYTEVNYSLEDFLVFGKETGGLPGEIIRENSAYCMRIPMINDVRSLNLSNSAAIVIYEAWRQCGFPAGT
- a CDS encoding 3'-5' exonuclease, with the translated sequence MKDLFRILQWAVGLRSPRKDIASGEIDPAVLLEIRYKTAAEKNKISLDTPLMKTRFVVFDLETTGLYPFSGDEITSVSAVVIENGQLRKDIYFDQLVNPHRDIPPLATEITGISNEMVENCPSVLWVLNEFLDFARNSVLVAHNSDFDLHFINIKLKQYCHTKISHHIVDTFVLSNALLTGKNCQTLDALIRFYKLSPEGRHTSLGDSLVTAEILLEFFKMLASRSIYTLGDLYNYLHWRSFQ
- a CDS encoding DUF294 nucleotidyltransferase-like domain-containing protein — protein: MQKIEILEKITPFNQLDLQILMSIQPNIQEKKYPRESFMFRQGDASLNTLFIITDGVAEIIVHNEKGVESVVGLRRPYDIFGETVILSEKNYPASMRAATDCTCLLLHRDIFDTLMQQSPQFSDFFNRLLTDRLREMFNEVIMEQSYDAYGMEDAQPFRKRVTAVMTSPVITCTEDDLVTTAARKLTKNRISSLVVVNQSKHPVGIITESDMVSRILTRGDNNFTETKVRDVMTPNPVTLPPEAFYFQALLTMVKNKVKQLPIINNGELLGIVTLRDLVQSRSTGAITTVSNVESETTIEGLVRSSHDIDNVLKALVAEKASSREICEVMTELYDRLTRKIIQICERQMLDEGYGLPPVDYCWITMGSSGRKEQITRTDQDNGIIYDDTDPIKIEEAESYFPRLAAKVVDALNQCGFALCSGNVMATNKQWRRPYKEWVSTVTYWVQEPHSEMLRNFTIFLDFRPVYGTVRLAERLKNSVFRLINESPIVLHFLARDDLSHAVPLGLFKQFITEKSPEHKGELDIKGTALVHIVDCTRIFSIRDGITATNTFARIAQLTANGTLPKDDAEYIDAAYETLLTFRNRENLRKQALSLEPDNYLNPYNLSKREQAVLRESFKAITRLQSFTGSYFRVEGY